A window of Polaromonas hydrogenivorans contains these coding sequences:
- a CDS encoding ABC transporter ATP-binding protein: protein MLRVSSMESCYGRIKALKGISLEVRRGETVALVGANGAGKTTFLRTLSGVQPMSAGSIHFDGEDISRLRSDMRMRRGICQSPEGRQVFGPLSIDDNLRLGAYTQPKHQVEGDLEKVFAMFPILKEKRKLPAGTLSGGQQQMLAIGRALMGRPKMLLLDEPSMGLAPLLVEEVFNVVKTLKAQGMTILLVEQNAFAALAIADRGYVLETGNVTLTGTGQELISNEQVRAAYLGM from the coding sequence CTGCTGCGCGTAAGTAGCATGGAGAGTTGCTATGGCCGCATCAAGGCCCTGAAGGGCATTAGCCTGGAAGTGCGGCGCGGCGAAACCGTTGCCCTGGTGGGGGCCAATGGCGCCGGCAAGACCACCTTTCTGCGCACCTTGTCGGGCGTACAGCCGATGAGCGCGGGCAGCATTCATTTTGACGGGGAAGACATCAGCCGGCTGCGCTCGGACATGCGCATGCGCCGGGGTATCTGCCAGAGCCCGGAGGGTCGTCAGGTGTTCGGGCCGCTGTCGATTGACGACAACTTGCGCCTGGGTGCCTACACGCAGCCCAAGCACCAGGTGGAAGGCGATCTGGAGAAGGTGTTTGCCATGTTCCCGATCCTCAAGGAAAAGCGCAAGTTGCCTGCAGGCACCTTGTCGGGTGGCCAGCAGCAGATGCTGGCGATCGGCCGCGCCTTGATGGGGCGGCCCAAGATGCTGCTGCTCGACGAGCCCTCCATGGGTCTGGCACCGCTGCTGGTGGAGGAGGTGTTTAACGTGGTCAAGACACTCAAGGCCCAGGGCATGACCATTTTGCTGGTCGAACAAAACGCCTTCGCCGCACTGGCCATTGCCGACCGCGGCTATGTGCTGGAAACCGGCAACGTCACCCTGACCGGCACCGGCCAGGAACTCATTAGCAATGAACAGGTGCGCGCCGCGTACCTGGGTATGTAA